A genomic region of Zea mays cultivar B73 chromosome 6, Zm-B73-REFERENCE-NAM-5.0, whole genome shotgun sequence contains the following coding sequences:
- the LOC100285585 gene encoding 1-acyl-sn-glycerol-3-phosphate acyltransferase 4 isoform X1: MECSNSTSSQGHHVGKWNQVQIIDPSIVEMGPSHLPLSFMRRCRGVLCLVIMILTAFMMMVYLSPVTTFLVRLFSVHYSRKSTCFLFGMWLAMWPFLFEKINKTRFVFSGESVPAKERVLLFANHRTEVDWMYLWDFALRKGRLQCIKYILKKSLMKLPVFNWAFHIIEFIPVERKWEIDEAIIRSRLSEFKNPKDPLWLAVFPEGTDYTEKKCIKSQEYAAEHGLPVLKNVLLPKTKGFNCCLQVLRSTIDAVYDITIAYKHRPPTFLDNVYGVGPSEVHIHISSIQVSDIPASEDGVAGWLVERFRLKDELLSGFSALGHFPDEGTAEGDLSTAECLANFAAVVAVTGLLAYLTLFSSVWFKLFVAFSCSSLTLATCYSVHLPQMVGFGSGTPASIHAKEA, translated from the exons ATGGAGTGTTCCAATTCAACTAGTTCCCAAGGGCATCATGTAGGAAAGTGGAATCAAGTGCAAATCATTGATCCTTCCATTGTTGAAATGGGACCAAGTCACCTTCCACTGAGTTTCATGAGAAGATGCCGTGGAGTATTGTGTTTGGTGATTATGATATTAACAGCATTTATGATGATGGTATACCTGTCCCCTGTTACTACTTTCCTTGTGAGGTTGTTCAGTGTGCATTACAGCAGAAAGTCTACATGCTTCCTGTTTGGGATGTGGTTAGCCATGTGGCCTTTTTTGTTTGAGAAGATTAACAAGACCAGGTTTGTTTTCTCTGGTGAAAGTGTGCCAGCAAAAGAGCGTGTTCTGTTATTTGCTAACCACAGGACCGAGGTTGACTGGATGTACTTATGGGATTTTGCATTGAGGAAAGGCCGCTTGCAGTGCATCAAGTATATCCTTAAGAAAAGTTTGATGAAGTTACCTGTTTTCAACTGGGCATTTCACATTATTGAGTTTATTCCGGTAGAGAGAAAGTGGGAGATTGATGAAGCAATAATCCGAAGCAGGCTTTCTGAATTTAAGAACCCAAAGGATCCCCTTTGGCTGGCAGTTTTCCCAGAAGGCACTGATTATAC TGAGAAGAAGTGTATCAAAAGTCAAGAATATGCAGCAGAGCATGGTTTGCCTGTTCTGAAAAACGTACTCCTTCCCAAGACAAAGGGTTTCAATTGCTGTTTGCAAGTGCTGAGGAGTACCATAGATGCTG TGTACGACATCACGATCGCCTACAAACACCGGCCGCCGACATTTCTGGACAACGTCTACGGCGTGGGTCCTTCGGAAGTCCACATCCACATCAGCAGCATCCAGGTCTCCGACATACCGGCGTCCGAAGACGGGGTGGCTGGCTGGCTGGTGGAGCGGTTCAGGCTCAAGGACGAGCTGCTGTCCGGCTTCTCCGCGCTGGGCCACTTCCCCGACGAAGGGACCGCCGAGGGGGACCTGTCGACGGCCGAGTGCCTCGCGAACTTCGCGGCCGTGGTCGCCGTCACGGGCCTGCTCGCGTACCTGACCCTGTTCTCGTCCGTGTGGTTCAAGCTCTTCGTGGCGTTCAGCTGCTCGTCTCTCACGCTCGCTACGTGCTACTCTGTACATCTGCCCCAGATGGTAGGTTTTGGCTCAGGTACCCCTGCGAGCATCCACGCGAAGGAGGCTTGA
- the LOC100279480 gene encoding uncharacterized protein LOC100279480, translating to MGRQPKPPASPSPPPCPPSDSDPDPGSGFDPIEEWLVDFDPAMSSELEAKGPELAEQAAAVPLTLETAAQKSFELEFGVKDQKVEVVSSELDGLLAPDQLLVSGIGDLAVREDIPEEAVAMKMAATPPAAADTDMNTTVSVEVESEGGKEGQEAPAAPADAEMMNTMVSVEVEAQGGKEGQESSDEESESESSEDDDELSSSEDSSSSEDEKEQGVNKDEESSEASSSEEEGLEVRRHGGKADNLQSLLEEGELMMGSDVENEEQKGGTKSKYEAEVLPPVPKIEIQLEPHHQTLPVGTISAIMGERVIVEGSVQHNPLNEGSILWITESRMPLGIVDELFGPVKNPYYLVRYNSEEEVPAGISAGTDVCFVAEFADHILNMKELYAKGYDESDSVDKDAEDLPDFSDDEKEAEYKRSLRQAKRQTDRQHEPMKTSCYMKGSQPRGSGIRKPMPPRNLDTSTRGHQPQPHFRRSDMAPAGTENTARSLGPQNAPMIAPTMLQPGPMNPAVPPPVPLANQMGGCFMNLAQQQLLPQQPNMVWPGGFPQPPLPNMGVDGAALAANIMQNLLAGASQFQHQFQNLNFSGAGANQFPQQFQNQNFSGGTGANQFPQQFQNQNLSGPGTNQFQQQFPNQNFSGFPNQMPMPFLQTMHQTGMPANPMPFGGRPPANPPSGPASIAPMGQGNFGQPPNPQGFTIPAPPGEDGKQGSPPQFSSRQFHQGSSSSFGRGRTQHRGGRHSYGRGGRGGRHPR from the exons ATGGGGCGACAGCCTAAGCCGCCCGCGTCCCCATCCCCACCGCCGTGCCCGCCCTCGGACTCGGACCCGGACCCAGGCAGCGGCTTCGACCCCATCGAGGAGTGGCTCGTGGACTTCGACCCGGCCATGTCGAGCGAGCTAGAGGCAAAGGGCCCCGAACTCGCTGAGCAAGCGGCGGCGGTTCCGCTTACGCTGGAGACGGCGGCGCAAAAGAGCTTCGAGCTCGAGTTTGGTGTGAAGGACCAGAAGGTCGAGGTGGTGAGCAGCGAATTGGACGGGCTGCTTGCCCCGGATCAGCTTCTGGTGTCTGGGATCGGCGATTTGGCCGTGAGAGAGGATATTCCAGAGGAAGCGGTTGCTATGAAGATGGCTGCCACACCGCCTGCAGCTGCTGATACTGATATGAATACCACTGTATCCGTTGAAGTGGAATCGGAAGGTGGCAAAGAAGGGCAGGAGGCACCGGCCGCACCTGCTGATGCTGAGATGATGAATACCATGGTGTCCGTGGAAGTGGAAGCTCAAGGTGGCAAGGAAGGGCAGGAGAGCAGCGATGAAGAGTCGGAATCAGAGAGTAGCGAGGATGATGACGAGCTGTCATCCAGCGAGGATTCCTCAAGCAGCGAGGACGAGAAAGAGCAGGGGGTCAACAAGGATGAGGAATCAAGTGAAGCCTCAAGCAGCGAAGAGGAAGGGCTGGAAGTTAGGAGGCATGGTGGTAAGGCTGATAACCTGCAGAGCCTCCTCGAGGAAGGCGAGTTGATGATGGGGAGCGATGTGGAGAATGAGGAACAAAAGGGAGGCACCAAGTCCAAATATGAAGCAGAG GTTCTTCCACCagtcccaaaaattgaaatacagTTGGAACCACATCATCAGACTCTTCCAGTAGGGACTATTTCAGCT ATAATGGGTGAAAGAGTAATTGTTGAAGGTTCAGTCCAACACAACCCCCTGAATGAGGGTTCAATTCTCTGGATAACAGAAAGTAGGATGCCGCTTGGTATAGTTGATGAGTTGTTTGGACCTGTTAAGAACCCGTACTACCTTGTGCGGTACAACTCTGAGGAAGAGGTACCTGCTGGGATCAGTGCaggaaccgatgtctgttttgtagCGGAGTTTGCAGACCACATCCTGAATATGAAGGAGCTCTATGCAAAAGGCTATGATGAATCTGATTCTGTAGACAAAGATGCAGAAGATTTACCTGATTTCTCTGATGATGAAAAGGAGGCTGAGTACAAACGGTCATTACGTCAAGCAAAAAGGCAGACTGATAGACAGCACGAGCCTATGAAGACTTCTTGTTACATGAAGGGATCACAGCCTAGAGGTAGCGGAATACGGAAGCCCATGCCGCCAAGGAACCTGGATACATCAACACGAGGTCACCAGCCACAACCTCATTTTCGCCGCTCAGATATGGCTCCTGCAGGTACTGAAAATACAGCACGTTCATTGGGTCCTCAAAATGCACCTATGATTGCTCCAACAATGTTGCAGCCTGGCCCAATGAACCCTGCTGTGCCACCACCTGTTCCTCTTGCAAATCAGATGGGTGGCTGCTTCATGAACCTGGCACAGCAGCAGCTCTTACCGCAGCAGCCTAATATGGTTTGGCCTGGTGGATTTCCACAGCCTCCTCTTCCCAACATGGGGGTAGATGGAGCTGCACTCGCCGCCAACATCATGCAGAACCTCCTCGCAGGAGCCAGCCAATTCCAGCATCAGTTTCAGAACCTGAACTTCAGTGGCGCAGGAGCCAACCAGTTCCCGCAGCAGTTTCAGAACCAGAACTTCAGTGGCGGCACAGGAGCCAACCAGTTCCCGCAGCAGTTTCAGAACCAGAACTTGAGTGGCCCAGGGACCAACCAATTCCAGCAGCAGTTTCCGAACCAGAACTTCAGTGGCTTCCCAAACCAAATGCCCATGCCCTTTCTTCAGACCATGCACCAGACCGGAATGCCTGCAAATCCAATGCCGTTCGGTGGCAGACCACCAGCGAACCCTCCATCTGGTCCAGCGTCTATTGCCCCTATGGGGCAAGGCAACTTTGGTCAGCCTCCAAATCCACAAGGATTTACGATTCCGGCGCCACCCGGTGAAGATGGGAAACAAGGCTCGCCTCCGCAGTTCAGTTCCAGGCAGTTTCATCAAGGGAGCTCGTCATCCTTTGGCCGGGGAAGGACGCAGCACCGCGGTGGCCGGCATTCCTATGGCAGAGGTGGCAGAGGCGGCCGGCACCCCAGATAG